From a single Capsicum annuum cultivar UCD-10X-F1 chromosome 12, UCD10Xv1.1, whole genome shotgun sequence genomic region:
- the LOC124889797 gene encoding NAD(P)H-quinone oxidoreductase subunit 2 A, chloroplastic produces the protein MIWHVQNENFILDSTRIFMKAFHLLLFDGSFIFPECILIFGLILLLMIDSTSDQKDIPWLYFISSTSLVMSITALLFRWREEPMISFSGNFQTNNFNEIFQFLILLCSTLCIPLSVEYIECTEMAITEFLLFVLTATLGGMFLCGANDLITIFVAPECFSLCSYLLSGYTKKDVRSNEATMKYLLMGGASSSILVHGFSWLYGSSGGEIELQEIVNGLINTQMYNSPGISIALIFITVGIGFKLSPAPSHQWTPDVYEGSPTPVVAFLSVTSKVAASASATRIFDIPFYFSSNEWHLLLEILAILSMILGNLIAITQTSMKRMLAYSSIGQIGYVIIGIIVGDSNDGYASMITYMLFYISMNLGTFACIVLFGLRTGTDNIRDYAGLYTKDPFLALSLALCLLSLGGLPPLAGFFGKLYLFWCGWQAGLYFLVLIGLLTSVVSIYYYLKIIKLLMTGRNQEITPHVRNYRRSPLRSNNSIELSMIVCVIASTIPGISMNPIIAIAQDSLF, from the exons ATGATCTGGCATGTACAGAATGAAAACTTCATTCTCGATTCTACGAGAATTTTTATGAAAGCCTTTCATTTGCTTCTCTTCGATGGAAGTTTTATTTTCCCAGAATGTatcctaatttttggcctaattcttcttctgatgATCGATTCAACCTCTGATCAAAAAGATATACCTTGGTTATATTTCATCTCTTCAACAAGTTTAGTAATGAGCATAACGGCCCTATTGTTCCGATGGAGAGAAGAACCTATGATTAGCTTTTCGGGAAATTTCCAAACGAACAATTTCAACgaaatctttcaatttcttattttactatgtTCAACTCTATGTATTCCTCTATCCGTAGAGTACATTGAATGTACAGAAATGGCTATAACAGAGTTTCTCTTATTCGTATTAACAGCTACTCTAGGGGGAATGTTTTTATGCGGTGCTAACGATTTAATAACTATCTTTGTAGCCCCAGAATGTTTCAGTTTATGCTCCTACCTATTATCTGGATATACCAAGAAAGATGTACGGTCTAATGAGGCTACTATGAAATATTTACTCATGGGTGGGGCAAGCTCTTCTATTCTGGTTCATGGTTTCTCTTGGCTATATGGTTCATCCGGGGGAGAGATTGAGCTTCAAGAAATAGTAAACGGTCTTATCAATACACAAATGTATAACTCCCCAGGAATTTCAATTGCGCTCATATTCATTACCGTAGGAATTGGGTTCAAGCTTTCCCCAGCCCCTTCTCATCAATGGACTCCTGACGTATACGAAGGA TCTCCCACTCCAGTCGTTGCTTTTCTTTCTGTTACTTCGAAAGTAGCTGCTTCAGCTTCAGCCACTCGAATTTTCgatattcctttttatttctcatcaaacGAATGGCATCTTCTTCTGGAAATCCTAGCTATTCTTAGCATGATATTGGGAAATCTCATTGCTATTACTCAAACAAGCATGAAACGTATGCTTGCATATTCGTCCATAGGCCAAATCGGATATGTAATTATTGGAATAATTGTTGGAGACTCAAATGATGGATATGCAAGCATGATAACTTATATGCTGTTCTATATCTCCATGAATCTAGGAACTTTTGCTTGCATTGTATTATTTGGTCTACGTACCGGAACTGATAACATTCGAGATTATGCAGGATTATACACAAAAGATCcttttttggctctctctttagcCCTATGTCTCTTATCCCTAGGAGGTCTTCCTCCACTAGCAGGTTTTTTCGGAAAACTCTATTTATTCTGGTGTGGATGGCAGGCAGgcctatatttcttggttttaataGGACTCCTTACAAGCGTTGTTTCTATCtactattatctaaaaataatcaaGTTATTAATGACTGGACGAAACCAAGAAATAACCCCTCACGTGCGAAATTATAGAAGATCCCCTTTAAGATCAAACAATTCCATCGAATTGAGTATGATTGTATGTGTGATAGCATCTACTATACCAGGAATATCAATGAACCCGATTATTGCAATTGCTCAGGATAGCCTTTTTTAG
- the LOC124889798 gene encoding 30S ribosomal protein S7, chloroplastic — protein MSRRGTAEKKTAKSDPIYRNRLVNMLVNRILKHGKKSLAYQIIYRAVKKIQQKTETNPLSVLRQAIRGVTPDITVKARRVGGSTHQVPIEIGSTQGKALAIRWLLAASRKRPGRNMAFKLSSELVDAAKGSGDAIRKKEETHKMAEANRAFAHFR, from the coding sequence ATGTCACGTCGAGGTACTGCAGAAAAAAAAACAGCAAAATCCGATCCAATTTATCGTAATCGATTAGTTAACATGTTGGTTAACCGTATTCTGAAACATGGAAAAAAATCATTGGCTTATCAAATTATCTATCGAGCCGTGAAAAAGATTCAACAAAAGACAGAAACAAATCCACTATCCGTTTTACGTCAAGCAATACGTGGAGTAACTCCCGATATAACAGTAAAAGCAAGACGTGTAGGTGGATCGACTCATCAAGTTCCCATTGAAATAGGATCCACACAAGGAAAAGCACTTGCCATTCGTTGGTTATTAGCGGCATCCCGAAAACGTCCGGGTCGAAATATGGCTTTCAAATTAAGTTCCGAATTAGTGGATGCTGCCAAAGGGAGTGGCGATGCCATACGCAAAAAGGAAGAGACTCATAAAATGGCAGAGGCAAATAGAGCTTTTGCACATTTTCGTTAA